In the Verrucomicrobiia bacterium genome, one interval contains:
- a CDS encoding AsmA family protein, translating to MANSTVTSPAPSRRHRWLRVIGWIVAVLVVLIVVAYFVGTSSAFLKAVILPKASEALNAKITVSDASISPFHEVILRNLKVQTTGTEPLLTAPEVRLRYSLMDIIGGNINVDEVAVSAPAIVLVQNPDGTSNLDPILKGQKAKPAQPAQPSKPSKPLRLDIKKIALTEATLRQVKLYKGNFSDTTELSHLTVTIENVKNGQTGKLALNSDLSMRNNPPPPGTNGLLQANIQAGYTFGLTPDLKPSAIQGNARVQVSRAEGALAQVNALATTLDCDVTPTDIRHVTLTFQKADTRLGELRVSGPFDMQNVEGKLKVEIIHIDKNLLNLAGAPSGIDFGPTTIDSTNEIDLAKGGSAITTVGQLDLSHLQLTRTNETTPPLDLQAKYDVSVDKAAGTALLRAFDLSGSQNGNQFLQGQLTSPMNFNWGSTAGGVGNAALKVTVTRFDLANWKVFLGEVAPAGLVNLQLELNSHQGGKQLGFDLNSQIDDLTAGSGSNQISGATVTLQVAGTATNLNQFNLSTYKFQVSRQNQPLVVLSGAGTCDQTAKTADLQLDGQFLLARLLQALPRPDLSVSSGSAQIKARLTQNQSEQNITGNFALTDFTGLVGSNSFKSFGATADLDVTMNTEQVQIRKIAGNISQANNPGGAFNLSGTYGLSNKVAALKATLTGFNQNGLGPFLQPALADKQLKSIDLNADATVQYDPQAASSVKAGLQVTNLVVSDPKGQFPATPLAATMLLDGSLNQKVLDLRQCQLGLTPTARATNQVDLTGHIDMSQTNITGNVKLAADSLDFTSYYDLFAGPSKTAPPAQAAPSPSQPASAPSAPAGPETEAPAKQFPLSNFTAEASIHHLYLHEVDIADFLATAKIDGGHVILDPFKLSLNGAPVNSVINLDLGIPGYKYDLSFSAQGVPLAPLVDSFQPDRKGQIGGAMVAQAKINGAGTTGASLQKNLAGQFDVASTNLNLSVINIRSPILKTIINVVAVLPELVRNPASSLGSVLGAVMPGQGAGKTGSLSDELQKSPIDQIIARGTIGSGTVNLQEALIQSAAFQAQAEGTVALAAVLTNSAIQIPVSVSLSRSIADRVNLTPANADTNVAYVKLPQFLTLTGTVGQPKENINKLALAGTVFKGISGIVPGGTASDVLRGLGGLLGGNTTAGTNAPQNTATNAPGQSINNLLHGIFGPKK from the coding sequence TGGCCGTCTCCGCCCCTGCCATTGTCCTGGTCCAAAACCCCGACGGCACCAGCAATCTCGATCCCATCCTCAAGGGGCAAAAGGCGAAACCCGCCCAGCCTGCCCAGCCGTCCAAGCCCTCGAAGCCGCTGCGGCTGGACATCAAAAAAATCGCCCTCACCGAAGCGACCTTGCGCCAGGTTAAGCTCTATAAGGGTAATTTCAGCGACACGACCGAACTATCGCACCTGACCGTCACGATTGAGAACGTCAAGAACGGACAAACGGGCAAACTCGCTCTCAATTCTGATCTCAGCATGCGCAACAACCCGCCCCCCCCAGGAACCAACGGCCTTCTCCAGGCCAATATCCAGGCCGGATACACTTTCGGGCTGACGCCTGACCTGAAGCCCTCGGCCATCCAGGGCAATGCGCGCGTGCAGGTCTCGCGCGCCGAAGGGGCCCTGGCCCAGGTCAATGCCCTGGCCACAACACTCGATTGCGATGTCACACCGACGGACATCCGGCACGTCACCCTCACCTTTCAAAAAGCCGACACCCGCCTGGGCGAACTGCGGGTCAGCGGGCCATTTGATATGCAGAACGTCGAGGGCAAACTCAAAGTGGAGATCATTCATATTGATAAAAACCTCCTGAATCTCGCCGGTGCTCCCAGCGGTATTGATTTCGGCCCTACCACGATCGATTCGACCAACGAAATCGACCTAGCCAAAGGCGGCTCCGCCATCACCACCGTCGGCCAGTTGGACCTCAGCCATCTCCAATTGACACGCACCAACGAAACGACTCCTCCGCTCGATCTCCAAGCCAAATATGATGTCAGCGTGGACAAGGCAGCCGGCACGGCGCTGCTCCGGGCCTTTGACCTGAGCGGCAGTCAAAACGGAAACCAATTCCTCCAAGGCCAATTAACCAGCCCCATGAACTTTAATTGGGGCAGCACAGCCGGCGGCGTCGGCAACGCCGCACTCAAGGTCACCGTCACCCGCTTTGACCTTGCCAATTGGAAAGTATTCCTCGGCGAGGTCGCCCCGGCCGGGCTGGTGAATCTCCAACTCGAGTTGAACTCGCATCAGGGCGGCAAACAGCTCGGCTTCGACCTCAATTCCCAAATCGATGACCTCACTGCCGGCTCGGGCAGCAACCAGATTTCAGGGGCCACCGTCACCCTCCAGGTTGCCGGCACCGCCACCAATCTCAATCAGTTCAACCTCAGCACCTATAAGTTCCAGGTCTCGCGCCAAAACCAGCCGCTCGTCGTCCTCTCCGGCGCCGGCACCTGCGATCAGACGGCCAAAACCGCCGATCTCCAGCTCGATGGCCAGTTCCTGCTCGCCCGCCTTCTGCAGGCCCTCCCGCGGCCTGACCTCAGCGTCTCGTCCGGTTCCGCTCAAATCAAAGCGCGCCTGACACAGAATCAGTCTGAGCAAAACATTACCGGCAATTTTGCGCTCACGGATTTCACGGGCTTGGTCGGCAGCAATTCCTTTAAGAGCTTTGGCGCCACCGCCGACCTCGACGTCACCATGAACACCGAGCAGGTCCAAATCCGCAAAATCGCCGGCAACATTTCCCAAGCAAACAACCCGGGCGGGGCCTTCAACTTGTCCGGCACTTACGGCCTAAGCAATAAAGTCGCCGCTCTCAAGGCCACGCTCACCGGCTTTAACCAGAATGGCCTTGGGCCGTTCCTGCAGCCGGCGCTCGCGGATAAGCAGCTCAAGTCCATTGACCTCAACGCGGACGCCACCGTGCAGTACGATCCCCAGGCTGCGTCCTCTGTCAAAGCCGGCCTCCAGGTAACCAACCTCGTGGTGTCAGACCCCAAAGGCCAGTTCCCTGCCACACCTCTGGCCGCCACGATGCTGCTGGATGGTTCGCTGAACCAAAAGGTGCTCGACCTGCGCCAATGCCAGCTCGGCTTGACTCCAACCGCTCGCGCCACAAACCAGGTTGATCTCACCGGTCATATCGATATGTCCCAGACCAATATCACCGGCAACGTCAAATTGGCCGCCGATTCCCTCGATTTCACCAGTTACTATGACCTCTTCGCGGGTCCATCCAAGACCGCTCCTCCTGCCCAGGCGGCCCCCTCCCCCTCACAACCCGCGTCGGCCCCGTCCGCTCCCGCAGGCCCTGAAACCGAGGCCCCGGCCAAACAATTCCCTCTAAGCAATTTCACCGCCGAGGCCTCCATTCACCACCTCTATTTGCATGAAGTCGATATCGCCGATTTCCTGGCGACGGCCAAAATCGATGGCGGCCACGTCATTCTCGACCCATTCAAACTCTCGCTCAATGGCGCCCCCGTGAACTCGGTCATTAACCTCGACCTGGGTATCCCAGGCTATAAATACGACCTTTCCTTTAGCGCCCAAGGCGTCCCTCTGGCGCCGCTGGTTGACTCGTTTCAACCCGACCGCAAAGGCCAGATCGGCGGCGCCATGGTTGCGCAGGCAAAAATTAACGGCGCAGGCACTACCGGGGCCAGCCTTCAGAAGAATCTGGCCGGTCAGTTTGATGTCGCCTCCACCAACCTCAACCTCTCCGTCATCAATATCCGAAGCCCCATCCTTAAGACCATCATCAACGTCGTCGCTGTCCTGCCCGAACTCGTGCGGAATCCGGCTTCAAGCCTCGGCAGCGTCCTTGGAGCCGTCATGCCTGGTCAGGGGGCGGGCAAAACCGGCAGCTTATCCGATGAACTGCAGAAATCTCCGATCGACCAAATCATTGCGCGGGGCACAATCGGGAGCGGCACAGTGAACCTGCAGGAGGCCCTCATTCAAAGCGCGGCCTTCCAAGCCCAGGCCGAGGGCACGGTCGCCCTTGCTGCGGTCCTGACCAATTCCGCCATTCAAATCCCCGTCTCGGTCTCCCTGAGCCGTTCCATCGCTGACCGCGTGAACCTCACGCCTGCCAACGCCGACACCAATGTCGCCTATGTTAAGTTGCCCCAGTTTCTCACTCTCACCGGCACTGTTGGCCAACCCAAAGAGAATATTAACAAGCTGGCGCTGGCCGGCACCGTCTTTAAGGGCATCAGCGGCATAGTGCCGGGTGGGACCGCGAGCGATGTTCTGCGGGGTTTGGGCGGCCTGCTCGGAGGGAACACCACTGCCGGCACGAATGCCCCACAGAACACAGCCACCAACGCCCCGGGCCAATCTATTAACAATCTCCTCCATGGAATTTTCGGGCCGAAAAAATAG
- a CDS encoding dipeptidase → MQAVLEYLKQNQARFISELTEYVRFPSVSAQPQHQPDMQACGEWLVKHCQAIGLDARLCPTSGHPVVLASTPPAKAPGKHRPRFLVYGHYDVQPPEPFELWKSPPFEARIENGSLFARGACDNKGQNLAHLKAVEAYLKTGTELPCDITFVIEGEEEVGSPSLAPFLKEHRTSLACEAIVISDTGIPSPKHPALTYALRGICAFEVIVHGPARDLHSGIFGGTVDNPAMALSQLLAKLRDKNGRVAIPGFYDDVRPLSAYERKELKRLPFKESQYRKLLGVPKLFGERGYTPTEQRSARPTLEINGLTSGYQGEGSKTIIPSWARAKITTRLVPDQRPERINKLLRQHLKKLCPPTVRIEIRSGHGAVPYMVSPSSPQAQAALRALRAAFGHEPVLMREGGSIPIVNEFKQILRADALMMGLALPDDNAHSPNEKFSLECFAKGQAMGAHLWQELARTEA, encoded by the coding sequence ATGCAAGCCGTCCTCGAGTACCTCAAACAAAACCAGGCCCGTTTCATCTCGGAACTCACTGAGTACGTTCGCTTCCCCAGCGTCTCCGCTCAACCGCAGCATCAGCCCGATATGCAGGCCTGCGGCGAATGGCTGGTAAAACACTGCCAGGCCATTGGCCTCGACGCCCGCCTCTGCCCCACATCAGGCCACCCCGTTGTTCTGGCTTCCACTCCTCCGGCCAAAGCCCCTGGCAAACACCGCCCGCGTTTCCTGGTCTATGGCCATTACGATGTCCAGCCACCCGAGCCGTTTGAGCTCTGGAAATCGCCTCCGTTCGAAGCCCGCATCGAAAACGGCTCCCTCTTCGCTCGAGGCGCCTGTGACAACAAAGGCCAGAACCTCGCTCATCTCAAAGCGGTCGAGGCCTACCTCAAAACCGGCACTGAACTGCCCTGCGACATCACATTCGTCATCGAGGGCGAAGAGGAAGTCGGCAGCCCCAGCCTGGCGCCGTTTCTCAAAGAACATCGGACCAGCCTGGCCTGCGAGGCCATTGTCATCTCGGATACCGGCATCCCCAGCCCCAAGCATCCGGCCCTCACTTACGCCTTGCGCGGCATCTGCGCCTTCGAGGTCATCGTCCACGGCCCCGCGCGCGACCTCCACTCCGGCATCTTTGGCGGCACAGTCGATAATCCTGCCATGGCTTTGTCCCAGCTTTTGGCTAAACTCCGCGATAAAAATGGCCGTGTCGCGATTCCCGGCTTCTACGATGATGTGCGTCCCCTTTCAGCTTACGAACGGAAAGAGCTCAAACGCCTTCCGTTCAAAGAGAGCCAATACCGCAAGCTCCTGGGCGTGCCCAAGCTCTTTGGCGAGCGCGGCTACACTCCCACCGAACAACGCTCGGCCCGGCCCACGCTCGAAATCAATGGCCTGACCAGCGGTTACCAGGGCGAGGGAAGCAAAACGATCATCCCCTCCTGGGCTCGCGCCAAAATCACCACCCGCCTGGTCCCCGATCAGCGACCAGAGCGCATCAATAAACTCCTGCGACAGCATCTCAAAAAACTCTGCCCGCCCACCGTCCGCATCGAAATCCGCTCAGGCCACGGCGCGGTCCCTTACATGGTTTCCCCATCGAGTCCCCAGGCCCAGGCCGCTCTGCGCGCCTTGCGCGCCGCCTTCGGCCATGAACCCGTCCTGATGCGCGAAGGCGGCTCGATCCCAATCGTCAACGAATTCAAACAAATCCTCCGCGCCGACGCCCTCATGATGGGGTTGGCCTTGCCGGACGATAACGCCCATTCCCCCAACGAGAAGTTCAGCCTCGAATGCTTCGCCAAAGGCCAGGCCATGGGGGCCCATCTTTGGCAGGAATTGGCAAGGACTGAAGCGTAA
- a CDS encoding arabinose isomerase, which translates to MNYPLRVGLFGIGLDTYWPQFKGLKPRLEGYVRAVEKKLQRPGIKVVNLGLVDNPKKALEAGHTMRAADVDLVFLYATTYALSSTVLPVVQRAKVPVIILNLSPGAAIDYASVNRMQDRTAMTGEWLAFCGACPVPEIANVFSRARIAFHQVTGMLDNDPVCWGEVDAWIDAARVAHTMSHNRLGLMGHYYGGMLDIYSDTTLQCAVLGGHIEMIEVDELAALRRGVSSAQIKERVAKFKRAFDVQRDCSRAELERAARTSVALDRLVKEHELGSLAYYYMGAGNAENEEAISSIILGNSLLTARGIPVAGEYEVKNAQAMKIMDAFGSGGSFTEYYAMDFKDDVVLMGHDGPAHIAIGQGKTKVRPLKVYHGKVGRGLSVEMCVKHGPVTCLSVAETPGGKLKLLVAEGESVPGPILEIGNTNSRYRFSIGAREFVKAWNAQGPAHHCAVGVSHIASRIEKLGKLVGAEVAQVC; encoded by the coding sequence ATGAACTATCCGCTTCGCGTTGGGCTTTTCGGGATTGGCCTTGATACCTATTGGCCGCAATTCAAAGGTCTCAAGCCTCGCCTGGAGGGCTATGTCCGCGCTGTCGAGAAGAAATTGCAGCGCCCCGGCATCAAGGTTGTGAATCTCGGCCTGGTGGACAACCCCAAGAAAGCCCTGGAAGCCGGACACACAATGCGGGCGGCTGATGTGGATTTGGTTTTCCTCTACGCCACCACTTACGCGCTGTCCTCGACCGTTTTGCCTGTCGTGCAACGGGCCAAAGTCCCGGTGATTATCCTGAACCTCTCGCCCGGGGCCGCAATCGATTACGCATCCGTTAACCGCATGCAAGACCGCACGGCGATGACAGGCGAGTGGCTGGCCTTTTGCGGCGCTTGTCCCGTCCCGGAAATCGCCAACGTCTTCAGCCGGGCACGAATTGCTTTTCATCAAGTCACAGGGATGCTCGATAACGATCCGGTTTGCTGGGGCGAGGTCGATGCGTGGATCGACGCCGCGCGCGTGGCGCACACGATGTCCCATAATCGCCTTGGTTTGATGGGCCACTATTACGGCGGCATGCTCGACATTTATTCCGATACGACCCTGCAATGCGCCGTCTTGGGCGGCCACATCGAGATGATTGAAGTGGACGAACTGGCCGCTTTGCGCCGCGGGGTTTCCAGCGCCCAAATCAAGGAACGCGTCGCCAAGTTCAAGAGGGCTTTTGACGTTCAGCGCGATTGCTCACGCGCCGAGTTGGAACGCGCGGCGCGAACCTCCGTGGCGCTCGACCGCCTGGTCAAAGAGCACGAACTCGGTTCGCTGGCCTATTATTACATGGGCGCCGGCAACGCGGAAAACGAAGAGGCCATCAGCTCTATCATCCTTGGAAATTCGCTCCTGACCGCCCGCGGGATTCCTGTAGCCGGTGAGTACGAGGTAAAGAACGCTCAGGCCATGAAAATAATGGATGCCTTCGGCAGCGGCGGTTCGTTTACTGAATATTATGCTATGGATTTCAAGGACGATGTCGTGCTCATGGGCCACGACGGACCCGCCCATATCGCCATTGGCCAGGGCAAAACCAAGGTGCGCCCGCTCAAAGTATATCACGGCAAAGTCGGCAGGGGCTTGTCGGTCGAGATGTGTGTAAAACACGGGCCGGTGACCTGTCTTTCGGTTGCCGAAACGCCGGGTGGGAAATTGAAACTGCTCGTCGCGGAGGGCGAGTCGGTTCCCGGCCCGATTTTGGAAATTGGGAATACCAACAGCCGCTACCGGTTTAGCATTGGGGCGAGGGAGTTCGTAAAGGCCTGGAACGCCCAGGGCCCAGCCCATCACTGCGCCGTTGGGGTCAGTCACATCGCCTCCAGGATTGAGAAGCTGGGCAAGTTGGTGGGCGCCGAGGTGGCGCAAGTGTGTTGA
- the rhaT gene encoding L-rhamnose/proton symporter RhaT — translation MGNPFLGVFFHWLGGLASGSFYVPYRGVKKWSWETYWLAGGFFSWIICPWLLASFLTHDLLGVLKQQSFGTLWWTYFFGALWGFGGLTFGLAVRYLGMSLGMGVALGYCAAFGTLVPPIFKQFKPALPVGSSIGEIARSTAGQVTLAGVAVCLLGIAIAALAGLTKEREMPEAQKKKAIAEFNFRKGILVATFSGIMSACFSFALTAGNPIGAAAAQAGTSTLWTGLPKLCVVLGGGFTTNFIWCLLLNIKNRTGYQYLALHVREPAHQGAPRAGEHIGSERTALLTAVEANVTALKIPMLSNYLLSALAGTCWYFQFFFYTMGETQMGKFSFASWTLHMASIIIFSTMWGWILHEWKGSSNKAHLLIGGGILTLILSTVVIGYGTYLKGK, via the coding sequence ATGGGAAATCCCTTTCTTGGCGTCTTCTTCCATTGGCTCGGCGGATTGGCTTCCGGCAGTTTTTATGTGCCATACCGGGGTGTGAAGAAATGGTCGTGGGAAACCTACTGGCTGGCAGGCGGGTTTTTTTCATGGATTATTTGCCCGTGGCTGCTGGCGTCTTTTTTGACACACGACCTTTTGGGTGTTCTGAAGCAACAGTCTTTCGGCACGCTTTGGTGGACCTACTTTTTTGGCGCGCTGTGGGGCTTTGGCGGGCTCACGTTCGGTCTGGCGGTGCGCTACCTGGGCATGTCGCTAGGGATGGGTGTGGCGCTGGGTTACTGCGCGGCATTCGGAACTCTGGTCCCGCCGATCTTCAAGCAATTCAAACCGGCCCTGCCAGTCGGTTCCAGCATCGGCGAGATCGCCCGCTCGACAGCGGGCCAGGTCACGCTGGCGGGCGTGGCGGTGTGCCTGCTCGGCATCGCTATCGCGGCTTTGGCCGGGTTGACCAAGGAAAGAGAAATGCCCGAGGCGCAAAAGAAAAAGGCTATCGCAGAATTCAATTTCCGCAAAGGCATCCTGGTCGCGACATTCTCAGGCATCATGAGCGCGTGCTTTTCATTCGCGCTCACAGCCGGCAATCCCATCGGTGCGGCCGCCGCCCAGGCCGGCACTTCGACGTTGTGGACCGGTCTGCCCAAACTCTGCGTCGTGCTCGGCGGCGGGTTCACGACCAATTTCATTTGGTGCCTGCTGCTCAACATCAAGAACCGCACCGGCTACCAGTATCTGGCCCTGCATGTTCGTGAACCGGCGCATCAGGGCGCACCGAGGGCCGGCGAACATATCGGCAGCGAACGGACTGCTCTGCTGACGGCTGTGGAAGCAAATGTCACTGCTCTGAAGATTCCCATGTTGAGCAATTACCTCCTTTCGGCTTTGGCGGGGACCTGCTGGTATTTCCAGTTTTTCTTTTACACCATGGGCGAGACCCAGATGGGCAAGTTCAGTTTTGCTTCCTGGACACTGCACATGGCCAGCATCATTATTTTCAGCACGATGTGGGGCTGGATTCTCCACGAATGGAAGGGGTCGAGCAACAAGGCCCACCTGCTAATCGGCGGTGGCATCCTGACCCTGATCCTTTCAACGGTCGTGATTGGCTACGGGACGTATCTGAAAGGCAAATGA